A section of the Streptomyces sp. CG1 genome encodes:
- a CDS encoding oxidoreductase, with protein sequence MEITTLTSTEARLWHAFPTGDLVDLRSGPDDGPDKATSWPRTRDVRAEVIAALLNGSGPDAGGGAGVKLAGVRVVGRLSLAHTQVPYALDFERCYFDDDLDLAEAETRSVRLRGCYLTGLEASRAEIRGEFQVEGCRLGGIGLYAARVFEIEISGTTIAAPPPETPNPDADWTPPRAAVYGDLLVVDTAMYCHDVVVEGQFRLPGARIGGYLHLDGARITHEEPNRPPTPALLAQGLRVDTGIFARRGNTRAKNRFTVIGGVDLSGATIKGGLMLPDANLVDDRGGTALRADHISVEGGVNLSGVTASGAVRLASARVVGPLTLSGARLGTLDASGARVEGAMVCNEGFTADSLDLRRARTATFEDDAASWPVKLRLDGFVYDELMPLPAAGTRLPWLARDAYQPQPYERLAACYRAVGRDGESRRVLLAQQRRRREAAGVLAKVWGFLQDATVGYGYRPWLAGLWLLGLLAAGSVYFASHRPAPLGAGGPHFNAVAYTLDLLVPVVSLGQSGAWNPSGSGQVLAYALIISGWTLATTLFAGVTRILVRP encoded by the coding sequence TTGGAGATCACCACGCTGACGAGTACCGAGGCGCGACTCTGGCACGCTTTCCCCACCGGTGACCTGGTCGACCTGCGCTCCGGACCCGACGACGGCCCCGATAAGGCGACGTCCTGGCCGCGCACCCGTGACGTCCGCGCCGAGGTGATCGCCGCTCTGCTGAACGGCAGCGGGCCTGATGCGGGCGGTGGCGCGGGCGTCAAACTGGCGGGCGTCCGTGTCGTCGGACGCCTCTCGCTCGCCCACACACAAGTCCCCTACGCACTCGACTTCGAGCGGTGCTACTTCGACGACGACCTGGACCTCGCCGAAGCCGAGACTCGCAGTGTGCGCCTGCGCGGCTGCTACCTCACTGGGCTGGAAGCCTCACGCGCGGAGATCCGCGGCGAGTTTCAGGTGGAGGGCTGCCGCCTCGGCGGAATCGGCCTCTACGCGGCACGCGTCTTCGAGATCGAGATCAGCGGGACAACGATCGCCGCGCCCCCGCCCGAGACACCGAACCCCGACGCCGACTGGACGCCGCCACGCGCCGCCGTCTACGGCGACCTGCTCGTCGTCGATACTGCGATGTACTGCCACGACGTTGTCGTCGAAGGACAGTTTCGGCTCCCGGGCGCGCGTATAGGCGGCTACCTGCATCTGGACGGCGCTCGGATCACCCACGAGGAGCCCAACCGCCCGCCCACGCCCGCCCTGCTGGCGCAGGGATTGCGCGTCGACACCGGCATTTTCGCCCGCCGTGGCAACACCCGAGCAAAGAACCGGTTCACCGTCATCGGCGGTGTCGACCTCAGCGGCGCCACGATCAAGGGCGGGCTCATGCTGCCCGACGCCAACCTGGTGGACGACCGCGGCGGAACGGCGCTGCGCGCGGATCACATTTCGGTCGAGGGCGGGGTCAACCTGTCGGGCGTCACGGCTTCGGGCGCGGTCCGGCTCGCCTCGGCCCGCGTCGTCGGACCGCTGACGCTGAGCGGCGCGCGACTGGGCACGCTCGACGCCTCCGGCGCGCGCGTCGAGGGGGCGATGGTCTGCAATGAGGGGTTCACCGCGGACAGCTTGGATCTGCGGCGGGCACGGACTGCGACATTCGAGGACGACGCCGCGTCCTGGCCCGTCAAGCTGCGCCTGGATGGTTTCGTCTATGACGAACTGATGCCGTTGCCGGCGGCCGGGACGCGACTGCCGTGGCTGGCTCGTGACGCGTATCAGCCTCAGCCGTATGAGCGGTTGGCTGCGTGCTACCGCGCGGTGGGGCGTGACGGCGAGTCACGACGGGTGCTGCTGGCTCAGCAGCGGCGGCGACGTGAGGCGGCGGGCGTGCTGGCGAAAGTGTGGGGCTTTCTCCAGGACGCAACGGTCGGGTACGGGTATCGGCCGTGGCTGGCGGGGCTGTGGTTGTTGGGCCTGCTCGCCGCCGGATCGGTCTACTTCGCGTCCCACCGTCCTGCACCGCTGGGCGCGGGTGGCCCGCATTTCAACGCCGTCGCCTACACACTCGACCTTTTAGTGCCGGTGGTTAGCCTCGGTCAGTCGGGTGCGTGGAATCCGAGCGGATCCGGTCAGGTCCTGGCCTATGCGCTGATCATCAGTGGCTGGACGCTGGCCACGACGCTGTTCGCGGGGGTCACACGAATCCTGGTGCGGCCTTGA